A stretch of DNA from Candidatus Binatia bacterium:
GACCCGTCGTGGCTTGAGCCAGAGTGCGAATGACAAAGGTTGGTGTCAGCGTGAGGAGGCGCATGAGGAAGGGGTATGCAGCCCCACGGCGGTCCTGCTTGGCGGCCAGGGTTTGCTTGCGGATGCATTCCAGCCGGCGCAGTGGATCTCGCTCTCCGATCGGTAGGGCTACGTTGCACATGCCCACACGATTCCCCAGCAGGTGGCGCTCTTCTTCGCGCCGCAAGCTGATGGGCACCATGCAGTGCAGTTCATCCACCGCGTACTTGTGGGCGCGGTAGTAGCGCCCTACGGCTCCAGCCACGATCGTGAGCATGAGGTCGTTCAAGGTCACGCCCAAAGCCTCTTTGATCCGGAGCAGGCGCGGGAGCGACATCGTCAAGCCTTCGAGACGCCGGCCAATTCCCGTCGCCTTTCGGGCAAGCGGATCCGGCGGCGGCGGTGCGGTCAGGTCGTTCCAGAGTCCGCGCAACCCGCGGGTGGCCGCTCGTGCTTGCTCGGCCACTTGCCCGGGGTTGCGTATGGCTTGGGTGACGAGCCCGACAGCAGCGGATAGAGTGTCCGCCGTCGTGCGCAGCGTGTCCGTTGCCAAACGCGTAAGCCGAACAGCAGCGGGTGCCGGGCGCGCGGGTCGGAGACGTGGGACGGGTACCGGTTGGTGGCGTTTGGTCTGAGTGAGAGCATCGAACCCGGTCATCGAACCCACGCCATCCATGACGCAGTGGTGCACCTTGATGAGCAGCGCCGCACGGTCCCCTCGGTAGCCGCGCAAATCGTAAGCTTCCCAGAGCGGACGCGCTGGATCCAGGGGCGAGGCAAAGAGAGCGCTGACCAAATCGAACAACTCCTTTCGAGTGCCGGGAGGAGGAAGCTCGAGGTGGCGCAAGTGATAGTGCAGATCGAAGTGAGGATCGTCGCGCCACTCCGGGAGGAAGATCCGCAACGGGTCCTCGTGCACCCGCTGCCGGAGTCGGGGAATTTGATGAATCCAACGCAGAAAGGCCTGTTCGAGCCGTTCCGTGTCGGGAGCGCGATCCAAAAAAAACAAACCACCGACCACCGGACGCAATGCCGGGGTGGCTTCTTCGGCATACCAGAACAAGGCGTCCGACGGCATCATCTTGCTGGGTAGGGTCACTTCGACGGCCTGCTGGTGCTCCGACATGGCCAACCTCCTTCTATGCCGAAAAGTCTTGCGTTCGATGGCGCGAGCCCATTGCGAGCAGGGATAGCTTGCGACAACGCGATCCTATGCCTGCCAGATGAAACCGACAAGCCGGGTTTCCGGCATTGCAAACCCATCGAGAGGGTGACACCCTCCGGGCATGCGCGTGGTGCAGACGGAACTTCCTGGTGTCGTCGTGATCGAACCGGAGGTCCATCGTGACGAACGAGGATTTTTCCTGGAAACCTTTCATGCACGACGGTACGCCGCACACGGGCTGCCCGATGCCTTCGTGCAAGACAACCACTCGCGCTCCGTGAGGGGCACCTTGCGCGGACTTCACGCGCAGTTGCGCCGGCCGCAGGGAAAGTTGGTGCGGGTGGTTGCTGGCGAAATTTGGGACGTGGCGGTGGACATTCGCCGCGGCTCACCGTGGTTTAAGCGGTGGACTGCGGTGACGCTGTCTTCCGCGAACTTTCGAGAACTGTACGTGCCGCCGGGTTTTGCGCACGGCTTTTGTGTGACAAGCGAGGTGGCCGAGGTGGAATACAAATGCACCGACTTTTACGACCCGGAAGGCGAGTTGCGCCTCTTGTGGAACGACCCGGAGCTGGCGATCCCGTGGCCGGTCGAGGATCCGTTGTTGTCACCGAAAGATCGTGCCGCTCGGACCCTGCGCGAGCTCGAGAGCGTTCTCCCCGTTTACGGGGAGTGAGAGGTGCGCAAACGTGAAAACGCTCGGATCGCTGTGCGATCTTTCGGTCGAGGTATTGCCGCAGGTGTCGAAGGTGGATCGCGACTCTTGGAATGCCCTGGTCGAGAAGGACCACCCGTTTCTCGAGTGGGATTGGCTGAGCGGCCTCGAAGAAACAGGGTGCGTTTCGCGCGCGACAGGCTGGCAGCCGCACCACTTGATCGCGTGGCGTGGCGATCGGCTGGAGGGATTTTGCCCCGCCTACGTGAAGAGCCACAGCCGCGGTGAGTTTATCTACGACTTTTCGTGGGCCGAAGCCGCGGAGCGGGCTGGCATCCGGTATTACCCGAAGCTCGTCGTGGGCGTGCCGTTTACGCCAGCGAACGGAAGGCGCTTCTTGATGCGCCGAGGAAGACGCGAGCACGCTGTACGCACTTTCGGGACAAAGCTGATGGAGCTTTGCCATGGGGAAGGATTTTCTTCGGTGCACGTCAACTTTTGCCTCGAAGAGGAGGCGCGTGTCTTGTCGGAGCTGGGCTATCTCGAACGCGTTGGTTACCAATTTCATTGGGTCAACCATGGCTGGGCTTCGTTCGAGGACTATCTAGGCGCGCTGCGCGCGAAGCGGCGCAACCAAATTCGCAGAGAGCGTCGCACGCTGAAGGAGAGGGGTATCCAAATCGAGGTGCTTTCGGGCCCGCAAATTACGGCGCCCCTCATGGACACGATGTATGCGTTGTATGCGCGCACCGTAGAAAAACACTTTTGGAGCGGGCGGTATCTGAGTCGCAAGTTTTTTCGATTGCTTGCCGAGCGGTTTGCGCACCACTTGCGCTTGAGCGTTGCCCTCCGTGAAGGGAGGGTGCTGGCCGGTGCGCTGGCTGTGGCCGGGCAACGCACACTCTACGGGCGTTACTGGGGTGCATTCGAGGACGTCAAATTCCTTCACTTCGAGGTGTGTTACTACCGGCTGATCGAGCATTGCCTGGAAACCGGGCTGGATCGGTTCGAGCCTGGGGCAGGAGGGGATTTCAAGGAGTGGCGTGGCTTTGCGCCCGTACCAACCTACAGTGCGCACTACTTTCGAGACCCGCGGCTCCATCGGGCGGTCGGACGTTGGCTAGAACGGGAGCGTGCGCAAGTGGAGCAAGAACTTTCCTGGTGGGCAACGCACGGCTCGTACCGTCGCGGCGCATGAGCGGCAACTTCGGAACCTGGCGCCCCGATTGGTTTGGTGGACTAGCGCGCCTCGATGCAGGCTCGAACCGGAACCGGGCCTGAATTCTGGGTAAGCGTAATCGCTGCGCCGCACAGCCGCAGCCCAGTAAGCTCGGCGGTTGCCCAACGGCTGCAGGGAATCGGCGCGCCGGTCACGCAATTAGGCGCAGGGTTGTCGTCGTCCAGCGATAATCGCGTGCATGCTTGTGCGGTGGTGAGAACAATCACGGTAGGGATGCCTCGCAGCGAAGGTGGACCGACTGCGCTGCAAACGTTCTCGGAACACGATCCGCTGGCCACACCGACCGCTCCGGCTAGTGGAAGAAGGGTCGTCCCCGCATCCCCGAACCCGAAAAAGACACGTTCAACGGGTCCTGCAGGATCGAGAAGCCGTTGCTCGTAACTTGCTGGGTCGAGCCCGTTGCAGCCGATTGTGCCTGCCGCAGCGTTGCCAGGCCCAAAAACACTTGCGCAGGGACGGCTAGAGGGACACGTCGCGGGGGAGACGGCAAAACCCTCGGAACAAATTTCCGCGTAAGACCCATCCGGTGCGAAAATAGCTCCGCCACAGGTCTTGTATTCCGCCAGCCGCGGGCAGGCACAGGCCAAAGTTGCGATCGGAACGGGCTGGAATCGGCCCGAGGAGGCCGGAACCACCAAGCTTCGTCGTGTCAGGCGCTCGCTCCCCAAGAGAATTTCTACGGGTCCCTCGAGGGGGATGGGTACGGCCTCTCCTTGCAACAAGTTCTCGATGAAGCTTCCGCGGCCGGGCAAAAGCGGCCGGTCGGACGGCGTGGGAGGCGGTGCCAGCTCCACGGTCAAAGATGTTTCCACGGTACAATTGGCGGCGCAGCCGTCGCCCCCGAAGGTCCAGCACGCCGTGCAGCGGCCTCCCGGGCAGTCAGAGTGGTGGTTACATGCCGAGTACGGTTTCGAACCTCCCAGGCAGACACCTTTCCATTCGTCCCCGGGACCGAAGCAATCTAAATCGCTGAGGCAAGTCCTCCCCGCCTGGCTCGTACCCAGGCACAAGCCCCCGTTGTCACACTCCTCGTCATTCTCCCGGATGCCGTTGCCACAGCGATACGGGCAACCGGCAAGCAACGATTGCACGGCCCGAACAATCTCGTCCACCGTGATTCGGCCGTTGCCGTCCGAGTCTGAGGAGGAGCAGGAATCTATAGTCAGCTCGCCTAAAAGAGTGCGGACGAGAAGGACCACTTCGTCCACGGTGACGGTATTGTCGTGACTACAGTCGCCGGGGCAAGGCGGAAGCTGGGCCGGGGAAGAGGCGGCGTACCAAAAGCAAACGCACAGGAAGAAGATCAGCGCTGGAGGCCGCCGCTTTTGTGGAACGCGAGACAGGTTCACGCTCATCTCCCCCTAAGCCGCCCCGGGCCAGCAAAGGGTGCGCTGGCTGGGCGACCACGCTTTTACACCCCCTGGACGGCTTTGGTCAATCGCGCCGGCCGGGGGTGTGGGAGCGGGGGTAAGGAGCTGGGAATGGAAGGAATCGCGGCCTTATTGCTCGATGCCGAGGAGCTCCACTTCGAACACGAGAGTGGAGCCCGGTTTGATTTTCGGAGGCGATCCTCGGTCTCCATACGCAAGGTCGGACGGACAAACGAGTTTGGCCTTGCCTCCGACCTTCATTTTTTGCAACCCCTCGCTGAAGCAGCGAATGACGCCGTTTAGAGGGAACGTTGCTGGTTCCCCACGTTGGACCGAGCTGTCGAACACCGTGCCGTCCATCAGGGTGCCGGTGTAGTGGACCTTGACTTTATCGTCCGCTTTCGGTGCTGGTCCGGTACCTGGCTGGATTTCGATGAACACCAGGCCTGAGTCTGTGCGGGTCGCGCCTTTTTCCTTGGCCATTTTGTCCAGGAAGGCTTTGGACTTTTCTTTCTCCTCAGAAGCCGCCGCGGCAGCTCGCGCTTGTGCTAGTTGTTGGAGTTGGCCGCGGTATGCATCAGGATCTACAGGCAGAGTCTTGCCGGTGCTTGCGTCCTTGAATCCGGCGAGCACGATCTCCACCTCTGTGGGGGTCAGGCGAAAAGGACTCACGTTTTGTGCGAGGAGGGCGCCGAGAGCATAAAGGGTTTTCTGCTCGTCTGTTTTGAGCTCGGGGCCGGCCGCCTGCACGGCTGAAAAGGCGACGAGGGAGAGCGCGGTGCTCCAAAAACTCCATTTTTTCAT
This window harbors:
- a CDS encoding diacylglycerol O-acyltransferase — translated: MSEHQQAVEVTLPSKMMPSDALFWYAEEATPALRPVVGGLFFLDRAPDTERLEQAFLRWIHQIPRLRQRVHEDPLRIFLPEWRDDPHFDLHYHLRHLELPPPGTRKELFDLVSALFASPLDPARPLWEAYDLRGYRGDRAALLIKVHHCVMDGVGSMTGFDALTQTKRHQPVPVPRLRPARPAPAAVRLTRLATDTLRTTADTLSAAVGLVTQAIRNPGQVAEQARAATRGLRGLWNDLTAPPPPDPLARKATGIGRRLEGLTMSLPRLLRIKEALGVTLNDLMLTIVAGAVGRYYRAHKYAVDELHCMVPISLRREEERHLLGNRVGMCNVALPIGERDPLRRLECIRKQTLAAKQDRRGAAYPFLMRLLTLTPTFVIRTLAQATTGRINLIVTNVPGPKEVRYLAGARIDAIYPYAPVTLGLPLSIALLSYADTYGIGIDTDPSAIPDPQLLHEFLEQAVSEVETAALPKPHRTRAHSHSGRRATEARRQSTETAGKPASAIATSSAG
- the rfbC gene encoding dTDP-4-dehydrorhamnose 3,5-epimerase, yielding MRVVQTELPGVVVIEPEVHRDERGFFLETFHARRYAAHGLPDAFVQDNHSRSVRGTLRGLHAQLRRPQGKLVRVVAGEIWDVAVDIRRGSPWFKRWTAVTLSSANFRELYVPPGFAHGFCVTSEVAEVEYKCTDFYDPEGELRLLWNDPELAIPWPVEDPLLSPKDRAARTLRELESVLPVYGE
- the fklB gene encoding peptidyl-prolyl cis-trans isomerase, translated to MKKWSFWSTALSLVAFSAVQAAGPELKTDEQKTLYALGALLAQNVSPFRLTPTEVEIVLAGFKDASTGKTLPVDPDAYRGQLQQLAQARAAAAASEEKEKSKAFLDKMAKEKGATRTDSGLVFIEIQPGTGPAPKADDKVKVHYTGTLMDGTVFDSSVQRGEPATFPLNGVIRCFSEGLQKMKVGGKAKLVCPSDLAYGDRGSPPKIKPGSTLVFEVELLGIEQ